Within Amedibacterium intestinale, the genomic segment CAAATTAAAATCACCGAAAATAGAAGTATCGACCACATTTTCCTTCACTGCATTTTTTACATTCTGCATCGTATGCAAAACACTTTTTCCAAATTTGGAAGTTGATAATGCCCCTTTTAAATCATGTTTTAAAGTTGTGTATGGCTTGCTTACTCTTAATTTTGTAAATGCCTGATCCATAGCACCTACATTTTCTGAGATAGACATATTATTATCATTGAAAATAATGACCATTCTACGCTTGTCACTGCCAATCTGATTTAAGGCCTCCATTGCCATTCCACCTGTCAAAGCCCCATCACCAATGACAGGTACGACCTGAAAGTTTTCATGGTTTAAATCTCTTGCGGTTGCCATACCCAGTGCAGCAGACAAGGATGTAGAAGAATGTCCTGCCTCCCATACATCATGTATGCTTTCTTTTCGCTTCTGAAATCCACTGATTCCTTTATACTGACGCAAATGCGCAAACTCTGCACTTCTTCCGGTCAAAATCTTATGCACATAAGACTGATGCCCAACATCAAATATGAATTTATCTTTTGGAGAAGAAAATACATAGTGCATTGCAATTGTTAATTCCACGATACCCAGATTACTGGATAAATGTCCACCCGTTCTGGATATGTTTTCAATCAGAAATGAACGAATCATTTTCGCTAAATCTTCCATTTCTTTTATTGACATCGTTTTGATAATAGAAGGATCTTTTATATCAAAAAGATTCATGTGTATCACCTCTTTATTTTTTTCGATGCAGTAAAGCTACAAAGACTTCCATTAATGGTTCTTTGTTGATTTTTAGCGTATCCAGTAGGCAGAGTGCTTCTTCATAATAAGCGTTGGCCTGTGAAAGTGCATCTTCTATACCTAAAAGTGTAACATAAGTTGTTTTATTGTTATCTGCATCACTGTTGATGTTTTTACCAAGCTCTGTTTCATCGGCAGTTACATCCAAAACATCATCTTGTATCTGAAAAGATAACCCTAATAAAGAACCAATATTTTCCCATACAGGAATATCTTTTTCATTATGTGTCAAATAGGCAGCACATAAGAAAGGAAGCGTTAATAAACGACCGGTTTTATAGTAATGAATTTCTTTCATTTCTTCCAGTGTAATATCTTTTTTTGCTTCCCCTTCCAAATCCAGACACTGTCCTAACACCATACCATCTGCCCCGCTGTATCGACTTAGCAGGGAAACGATATGACAGTTTATATCTGCTTCTTCACACGCATTTGCTCCTAACACAAAAGCCTGTGTCAATAAAGCATCTCCTGCCAAAATCGCATTGGCTTCGCCATATTTGACATGACAGGTAGGTTTTCCTCTTCGAAGCGTATCATTATCCATCGCAGGCAAATCATCATGAATCAAAGAATACGTATGAATCATCTCGATGGCTGCTGCTGCCTTGTAACCGACATGCGCATTTGCGCCATACGCTTTCAACGTCGATAATAAAAGCTGTGGGCGAATTCGCTTTCCCCCTGCCATTAAAGAATAGCGCATCGCTTCTTTTACCGTAGAGTTTTTCACATCATCCAAGACAGTAGACAGATATGTTTCAAACTCAGACATTGCTGCTGTCCTCCTGATATGTCTTTAATAATTCTTCTACTTTATTTTCAAAGTTTTTCAACTGAGAATCACAGCTGTTTACCAGTTTCAAACCTTCTTCAAAAAGAGAAATTGCTTCCTCTAATTCAATTTCATTTTTTTCAAGCATTCCAATAATTTCTTCCAAGCGCTGCATGGATTGTTTAAAAGGTAGTTTTTCACTCATTTACAGCCCCTCCTTCTTTGTTACTTTTGTATGGATATATCCATCCTGCATACGAATACGCAAAGCATCCTGTTCTTCTACATCCTGAATACTTTTTACTAAATGTTCCTTACGATAAGTTAAGGTATATCCACGTGTTAATATTTTTAATGGACTAAAAGCATCTAACAGACGAACTTTTTCCATATAATTTTCATTTGCTTTTTGTTTATAATGTTCCATATTTACGAATAGAAGATTTTGTTTTTGCTTGACATCTTCCATTTTTTCTCTTTCGATTTTCTTGGCATAAAGTCCCAAATGAGAAGATAGCGAAGATAATTTCTGTGACCATGCATGTACCTGATGTTCCATGATACTTAGTTCTTTTACATGCATAGCAAGTTTCATCTGGCTATCTGCCACATAAGATAATGGATCTTTCATATAGCGATGTTCCTGCAGTGGCTTTAATGCTGCTTTTTCTTTTTCTAAACGATGTTTCATATCATTGACCAATACGGTTTTCATCTTCATGATATGCAAACCAACTTCTGAAATATTCGGTGTAATAAGTTCTGCGGCTGCTGTTGGTGTTGGTGCTCTGGCATCACTTACATAATCCACCAGTGTCGTGTCTGTTTCATGGCCAACTCCAGTTACAATGACCGTATGCATTGCATAGATACAACGTGCCAGTTTTTCATCATTAAAACACCATAAATCTTCTATAGAACCTCCACCTCTTGCCAGCAAAATGACATCATGTCCATCAGCATCTGCTCGCATTAGATTTTTTATAATATCCTCACTGGCAGAAATTCCCTGTACAAGACTTGGATAAAAACAAACTTCAGCTAATGGCCATCTTCGAGAAATCGTTGTCAGAATATCCTGTATGGCAGCACCTGTTCTAGCACTGATAACACCAATTCGCATAGGATATACAGGAAGTGATTTTTTATGGTTTGGATCAAACAGTCCTTCCATAGAAAGTTTCTTTTTTATCTGTTCCAGCTGTAAAAACAAATCGCCAAGCCCATCTGCCTGCATGCCATTTACATATAACTGTAAACTTCCGCCAGCTTCATACATAGAAACTGAAGCACTTACAATGACTTTTGTTCCCTCTTTTGGCAAGAAACGGCATCGAGATGCATAGGATGCAAACATCACACAGCTAATACGAGATTTCGCATCTTTCAAAGTAAAATACCAGTGTCCACTTCG encodes:
- a CDS encoding polyprenyl synthetase family protein, producing MSEFETYLSTVLDDVKNSTVKEAMRYSLMAGGKRIRPQLLLSTLKAYGANAHVGYKAAAAIEMIHTYSLIHDDLPAMDNDTLRRGKPTCHVKYGEANAILAGDALLTQAFVLGANACEEADINCHIVSLLSRYSGADGMVLGQCLDLEGEAKKDITLEEMKEIHYYKTGRLLTLPFLCAAYLTHNEKDIPVWENIGSLLGLSFQIQDDVLDVTADETELGKNINSDADNNKTTYVTLLGIEDALSQANAYYEEALCLLDTLKINKEPLMEVFVALLHRKK
- the xseB gene encoding exodeoxyribonuclease VII small subunit → MSEKLPFKQSMQRLEEIIGMLEKNEIELEEAISLFEEGLKLVNSCDSQLKNFENKVEELLKTYQEDSSNV
- the xseA gene encoding exodeoxyribonuclease VII large subunit, which encodes MKQNVFSVSSLVHYLKQTLDNDSNIRSILIKGEISNFTNHRSGHWYFTLKDAKSRISCVMFASYASRCRFLPKEGTKVIVSASVSMYEAGGSLQLYVNGMQADGLGDLFLQLEQIKKKLSMEGLFDPNHKKSLPVYPMRIGVISARTGAAIQDILTTISRRWPLAEVCFYPSLVQGISASEDIIKNLMRADADGHDVILLARGGGSIEDLWCFNDEKLARCIYAMHTVIVTGVGHETDTTLVDYVSDARAPTPTAAAELITPNISEVGLHIMKMKTVLVNDMKHRLEKEKAALKPLQEHRYMKDPLSYVADSQMKLAMHVKELSIMEHQVHAWSQKLSSLSSHLGLYAKKIEREKMEDVKQKQNLLFVNMEHYKQKANENYMEKVRLLDAFSPLKILTRGYTLTYRKEHLVKSIQDVEEQDALRIRMQDGYIHTKVTKKEGL